TGCTCGTGAAGTATTAACAATTAAAGTGTTAGGCGGTTCTGGTCGTAAAACTGCTAACATCGGTGATGTAATTGTTTGTACGGTAAAACAAGCAACACCAGGTGGCGTTGTCAAAAAAGGTGATGTTGTTAAAGCTGTAATCGTGCGCACTAAGAGTGGTGCTCGTCGTTCTGATGGCTCTTACATCAAATTTGACGAAAACGCATGTGTTATCATTCGTGATGACAAAGGTCCACGTGGTACACGTATTTTTGGACCAGTTGCACGTGAATTACGTGAAAACAACTTCATGAAAATCGTTTCTTTAGCTCCAGAAGTTCTATAATAAATTGAATTGCCTTACTAAGGAGGTGCAACTAGGATGCATGTTAAAAAAGGTGATAAAGTAATGGTTATCTCTGGTAAGGATAAAGGTAAACAAGGCGTAGTTCTTGCTTCTTATCCTAAAAAAGACCGTATTCTTGTTGAAGGTATTAACATCGTGAAAAAACACGCTAAACCTTCACAAGCAAACCCACAAGGTGGAATCTTAAACCAAGAGGCACCTATCCATGTATCAAATGTTATGCCACTTGATCCTAAATCTGGTGAGCCAACTCGTGTTGGTTATAAAGTGGTAGACGGTAAAAAGGTACGTGTAGCAAAAAAATCTGGTGAAACTTTAGATAAATAGTAAATCAGGAAGGGAGGTATATGTATGAACCGCCTTAAAGAAAAGTATCAAAGTGAAATTACTCCTGCATTAATGAAAAAGTTTTCTTACAAATCAGTAATGCAAACTCCAAAAATCGAAAAAATCGTAATCA
This genomic stretch from Metabacillus sp. B2-18 harbors:
- the rplN gene encoding 50S ribosomal protein L14 codes for the protein MIQQESRLKVADNSGAREVLTIKVLGGSGRKTANIGDVIVCTVKQATPGGVVKKGDVVKAVIVRTKSGARRSDGSYIKFDENACVIIRDDKGPRGTRIFGPVARELRENNFMKIVSLAPEVL
- the rplX gene encoding 50S ribosomal protein L24, with product MHVKKGDKVMVISGKDKGKQGVVLASYPKKDRILVEGINIVKKHAKPSQANPQGGILNQEAPIHVSNVMPLDPKSGEPTRVGYKVVDGKKVRVAKKSGETLDK